In one window of Rhodopseudomonas palustris HaA2 DNA:
- a CDS encoding polysaccharide deacetylase family protein, with the protein MRRVAMLTAGCSALAVLVGLGAGRAYFSAPSAPATAAASTELTTGAIASRWPAPTAETSKAPAPKVEPVVAREPAAAPAPAPAPAPMQQACRNPNALGISRTVEIDTTGGPGLGMSQYRDYDFLQPGEVALTFDDGPWPVNTPAVLAALAAECVKAVFFPIGKHASWHPAILKQVIAAGHTVGSHTWSHVNLAGKPFAEAKTEIEKGISGVALAAGQPISPFFRFPQLRQTADLKAYLGERNVAAFSIDVDSEDFRIHKPDQLIAGTMAKLKKTGKGILLMHDFQKSTAEALPELLSQLKAGGYRIVFITAKDKIATLPEYDAQVAPAQPTASNARPIASVIRTVK; encoded by the coding sequence ATGCGTAGAGTTGCAATGTTGACGGCCGGGTGCAGCGCCCTGGCGGTTCTGGTCGGCCTCGGCGCCGGCCGCGCTTATTTCTCCGCGCCCAGCGCCCCGGCGACGGCCGCGGCCTCCACCGAACTCACCACCGGCGCGATCGCGTCGCGCTGGCCGGCGCCGACCGCCGAAACCTCCAAAGCGCCGGCGCCGAAGGTCGAGCCGGTCGTCGCCCGCGAGCCCGCGGCAGCGCCGGCCCCCGCGCCCGCCCCGGCCCCGATGCAGCAGGCCTGCCGCAATCCCAACGCGCTCGGCATCTCGCGCACCGTCGAGATCGACACCACCGGCGGCCCGGGCCTCGGCATGTCGCAATATCGCGACTACGACTTTCTGCAGCCCGGCGAAGTCGCCCTGACCTTCGACGACGGCCCGTGGCCGGTGAACACGCCCGCCGTGCTCGCCGCGCTGGCGGCGGAATGCGTCAAGGCGGTGTTCTTCCCGATCGGCAAACATGCGAGCTGGCATCCGGCGATCCTCAAGCAGGTGATCGCCGCCGGCCACACCGTCGGCTCGCACACCTGGTCGCACGTCAATCTCGCCGGCAAGCCGTTCGCCGAGGCCAAGACCGAGATCGAGAAAGGCATCAGCGGCGTGGCGCTCGCCGCCGGTCAGCCGATCTCGCCGTTCTTCCGCTTCCCGCAGCTCCGGCAGACCGCGGACCTCAAGGCGTATCTCGGCGAGCGCAACGTCGCGGCGTTCTCGATCGACGTCGACAGCGAGGATTTCCGCATTCACAAGCCGGACCAACTGATCGCCGGCACGATGGCCAAGCTGAAGAAGACCGGCAAGGGCATCCTGTTGATGCACGATTTCCAGAAGAGCACCGCCGAAGCGCTGCCGGAATTGCTGTCGCAGCTCAAGGCCGGCGGCTACAGGATCGTGTTCATCACCGCCAAGGACAAGATCGCGACGCTGCCGGAATACGACGCGCAGGTCGCCCCGGCGCAGCCGACCGCGAGCAATGCGCGGCCGATCGCCAGCGTGATCCGCACCGTCAAGTAA
- a CDS encoding DUF2336 domain-containing protein → MTQQPPFPGFDGLMALSHREGVDIRPTLLRVLTDLYVQSASHTREEEQQFVELTSRLIDEVDDATRAAVRARLSIYPHTPPAIAMRLSLRTSSEQRVPQAETIAPAGAEPPTRPQRPPTEAEQRASSLPMQPDDAAQLDQMFFAAATRERALILHNLADAPLRPAARVAPHRAARAIATLHMAAYAADVENFTRELGDALILSTGAAERVVSDQGGEALACAMKALGMPGPVFEQVLMFLDPELGASVDRVYRLSRLYDRLEERTALIMLAAWRGATVATTRAKYRAALYDDERHRARAATPHSGRPAVQPGSALPSRTGTDR, encoded by the coding sequence ATGACCCAGCAGCCCCCCTTTCCCGGTTTCGACGGCCTGATGGCGCTCTCGCATCGCGAGGGCGTCGACATCCGTCCGACGCTGCTGCGGGTGCTGACTGACCTGTATGTGCAAAGCGCCTCGCACACCCGCGAAGAGGAGCAGCAGTTCGTCGAACTCACCTCGCGACTGATCGACGAGGTCGACGACGCGACCCGCGCGGCGGTGCGCGCGCGGCTGTCGATCTATCCGCACACGCCGCCGGCGATCGCGATGCGGCTGTCGTTGCGCACGTCGAGCGAACAGCGCGTGCCGCAGGCCGAAACCATCGCGCCCGCGGGGGCCGAGCCCCCGACCCGGCCGCAGCGGCCGCCGACCGAGGCCGAGCAGCGCGCGTCGAGCCTGCCGATGCAGCCCGACGATGCCGCCCAGCTCGACCAGATGTTCTTCGCCGCGGCCACGCGCGAGCGCGCGCTGATCCTGCACAATCTCGCCGACGCGCCGTTGCGCCCGGCGGCGCGCGTCGCACCGCACCGCGCCGCGCGCGCGATCGCGACGCTGCACATGGCGGCCTATGCGGCGGATGTCGAGAACTTCACCCGTGAACTCGGCGACGCGCTGATCCTGTCGACCGGCGCCGCCGAGCGCGTGGTGTCGGACCAGGGCGGCGAAGCGCTGGCCTGCGCGATGAAGGCGCTGGGCATGCCCGGGCCGGTGTTCGAGCAGGTGCTGATGTTTCTCGATCCCGAGCTCGGCGCCTCGGTCGACCGCGTCTACCGGCTGTCGCGGCTGTACGATCGGCTCGAGGAGCGCACCGCGCTGATCATGCTGGCGGCATGGCGCGGCGCCACCGTGGCGACGACGCGGGCGAAATATCGCGCCGCGCTGTACGACGACGAACGCCATCGCGCCCGCGCCGCGACGCCACACAGCGGCCGCCCCGCGGTGCAGCCCGGCTCCGCGCTGCCGTCGCGCACCGGCACCGATCGCTAG
- a CDS encoding DUF1491 family protein — translation MRLKSSIWVSAYLRRCQSEGVFGAVSRRGAEEAGAVFVKVVLPDRTAMLYAPAPQTAYDDDRPFERVFAPVSAEPQPESAVDERLAREIRFDPDIWIVETEDRAGRHFLDLAKTG, via the coding sequence ATGAGACTCAAGAGTTCAATCTGGGTGTCGGCCTATCTGCGCCGCTGCCAGTCCGAGGGCGTGTTCGGCGCGGTGAGCCGGCGCGGCGCCGAGGAGGCGGGCGCGGTGTTCGTCAAAGTGGTGCTGCCCGACCGCACCGCGATGTTGTACGCGCCGGCGCCGCAGACCGCCTATGACGACGACCGGCCGTTCGAGCGCGTGTTCGCCCCGGTGTCGGCGGAGCCGCAGCCCGAGAGCGCGGTGGACGAACGGCTCGCCCGGGAAATCCGGTTCGATCCCGACATCTGGATCGTCGAGACCGAAGACCGCGCCGGGCGGCACTTCCTCGATCTGGCCAAAACGGGCTGA
- a CDS encoding peptidoglycan-binding domain-containing protein, giving the protein MRKTRKDDDAPRRGRGAAAAAVADSDERGLAMRLLTHSPRDVVAAMFATAAVIAIVSNAMFMQAGHHPSPMFGRTPAASSSVSVVTLPRPRPAAELRADTRTLDAALLEPTAIGVKAADPKPAESRAAEAKPAEPRHIEIRPADSKRAEPQARVRTANADPSDPLGNLLRNNTAPSAAPGVPRPPAGIPTASRDPVGDMITSSRRIASVQRALTDYGYGQLKPTGTVGSDTQAAIQRFERARRLPVTGQISDRLIRELGVVTGRPIE; this is encoded by the coding sequence GTGCGTAAGACCCGGAAGGACGACGACGCGCCGCGGCGAGGCCGGGGCGCCGCTGCAGCGGCCGTCGCGGACAGCGACGAGCGGGGGCTGGCGATGCGTCTGCTGACGCACAGCCCGCGCGACGTCGTCGCCGCGATGTTCGCGACCGCCGCGGTGATCGCCATCGTCTCCAACGCGATGTTCATGCAGGCGGGGCATCACCCGTCGCCGATGTTCGGCCGCACCCCGGCCGCGTCGTCGTCGGTGTCGGTGGTGACGCTGCCGCGTCCGCGCCCGGCGGCCGAATTGCGCGCCGACACCCGGACGCTCGACGCGGCGCTGCTCGAGCCGACCGCGATCGGCGTGAAAGCCGCCGATCCCAAGCCGGCCGAGTCCAGAGCCGCCGAGGCGAAGCCGGCCGAGCCGAGGCATATCGAGATCCGGCCGGCGGACAGCAAACGTGCCGAGCCGCAGGCGCGGGTTCGGACCGCCAATGCCGACCCGAGCGATCCGCTCGGCAATCTGCTGCGCAACAACACCGCACCGTCCGCCGCGCCCGGCGTGCCGCGTCCGCCGGCCGGGATTCCGACCGCGTCACGCGATCCGGTCGGCGACATGATCACCTCGTCGCGGCGTATCGCGTCGGTGCAGCGCGCGCTGACCGACTACGGCTACGGACAGCTCAAGCCGACCGGCACCGTCGGTTCGGACACCCAGGCGGCGATCCAGCGCTTCGAACGCGCCCGCCGCCTGCCGGTCACCGGGCAGATCTCGGACCGGCTGATCCGCGAGCTCGGCGTGGTGACGGGCCGGCCGATCGAGTAG
- a CDS encoding sensor histidine kinase, which produces MALSRIIGERLDALLHPSARYDALASARHRAFIAPRLFGSLAAFAAFPIYLAMRGAPTALEALAFAWLIAPILLSWFLSRTGRYESAHVLSSLSLTGLILVIATLTGGITSFAAIWLILVPLEAALSASRRVVAFAAMLALGAAAVLIAIGQLGWLPAAPAGDVSHGALMAVSVASATLYAAGLAFGSESLTRTSDTLLSVEEERYRLLARHMSDVISRHGRNGAVQFISPAVEALIGVPASALSGHGLFDRVHVADRPAYLKALSDAGRGGEARSVEFRVRREVARDDRGRPSAAEFIWLEMRCRPFETGVVSAAGEADVVAVMRDVTDRKQQEQALEEARAEAGRADATKSRFLATMSHELRTPLNAVIGFSDMILHEDELMLAPERRKEYAQLINDSGQHLLSVVNGILDMSKIESGHFEIAPEPFAPRPALLNCCNLLALKARENGIDLVTRAPENLPEIVGDPRAFKQILLNLVSNAIKFTERGGTVSVDAMVEGARLVLRVSDTGVGIAAEDLKRIGDPFFQAGTTYQRRHEGTGLGLSIVKSLVGMHGGDIEVKSEVDRGTTVTVSLPLAQPALTNVTPLAPPQPTEPQRPDYQVKKSA; this is translated from the coding sequence GTGGCACTATCCAGAATCATCGGCGAGAGACTCGACGCTTTGCTGCACCCGTCGGCGCGTTACGACGCGCTCGCGAGTGCGCGGCATCGCGCCTTCATCGCGCCGCGGCTGTTCGGCAGCCTCGCGGCGTTCGCCGCGTTTCCGATCTATCTGGCGATGCGCGGCGCGCCGACCGCGCTCGAGGCGCTGGCGTTCGCCTGGCTGATCGCGCCGATCCTGCTGTCGTGGTTCCTGTCGCGCACCGGCCGCTACGAGAGCGCGCATGTGCTGTCGTCGCTGTCGCTGACCGGCCTGATCCTGGTGATCGCGACGCTCACCGGCGGCATCACCTCCTTCGCCGCGATCTGGCTGATCCTGGTGCCGCTCGAGGCCGCGTTGTCGGCGTCGCGCCGCGTCGTCGCTTTCGCCGCGATGCTGGCGCTCGGCGCCGCCGCCGTGCTGATCGCGATCGGCCAGCTCGGCTGGCTGCCCGCGGCGCCCGCCGGCGACGTGTCGCACGGCGCGCTGATGGCGGTCAGCGTCGCATCGGCGACGCTGTACGCGGCCGGTCTCGCGTTCGGATCGGAATCGCTGACGCGCACCAGCGACACGCTGCTCAGCGTCGAGGAAGAGCGCTACCGGCTGCTCGCCCGGCACATGAGCGACGTGATTTCGCGCCACGGCCGCAACGGCGCGGTGCAGTTCATTTCGCCGGCGGTCGAAGCGCTGATCGGCGTGCCTGCGTCGGCTCTGTCCGGGCACGGCCTGTTCGACCGCGTCCATGTCGCCGATCGCCCGGCCTATCTCAAGGCGCTGTCGGACGCCGGCCGCGGCGGCGAAGCGCGCAGCGTCGAGTTCCGCGTCCGCCGCGAAGTCGCGCGCGACGATCGCGGCCGGCCGAGCGCGGCGGAATTCATCTGGCTGGAGATGCGCTGCCGGCCGTTCGAAACCGGGGTCGTGAGCGCGGCGGGCGAGGCCGACGTGGTCGCGGTGATGCGCGACGTCACCGACCGCAAGCAGCAGGAACAGGCGCTGGAGGAGGCGCGCGCCGAGGCCGGCCGCGCCGACGCCACCAAGAGCCGCTTCCTCGCCACCATGAGCCACGAGCTGCGCACGCCGCTGAATGCGGTGATCGGCTTCTCCGACATGATCCTGCACGAGGACGAGCTGATGCTCGCGCCGGAGCGTCGCAAGGAATACGCGCAGTTGATCAATGATTCCGGCCAGCATCTGCTGTCGGTGGTCAACGGCATCCTCGATATGTCGAAGATCGAGTCCGGCCATTTCGAGATCGCGCCGGAGCCGTTCGCGCCGCGGCCGGCGCTGCTGAATTGCTGCAACCTGCTGGCGCTGAAAGCGCGCGAGAACGGCATCGACCTGGTGACGCGCGCGCCGGAAAACCTGCCGGAGATCGTCGGCGATCCGCGCGCGTTCAAGCAGATCCTGCTCAATCTGGTGTCGAACGCGATCAAGTTCACCGAGCGCGGCGGCACCGTGTCGGTCGACGCGATGGTGGAAGGCGCGCGGCTGGTGCTGCGGGTCAGCGACACCGGCGTCGGAATCGCGGCCGAGGATCTGAAGCGGATCGGCGATCCGTTCTTCCAGGCCGGCACCACCTATCAGCGCCGCCACGAAGGCACCGGCCTCGGCCTGTCGATCGTCAAGAGCCTCGTCGGAATGCACGGCGGCGACATCGAGGTGAAAAGCGAGGTTGATCGGGGGACGACCGTCACGGTATCGCTGCCGCTGGCGCAGCCGGCGCTGACCAACGTCACGCCGCTCGCGCCGCCGCAACCGACAGAGCCGCAACGGCCGGACTATCAGGTGAAGAAGAGTGCGTAA
- a CDS encoding DUF5330 domain-containing protein, which yields MFFLLRLTFWLGLVLVLLPREQTPESEKLPQVGASDAVSAASAAVSDFSQFCKRQPAACEVGEHAASVIGHRAQEGARKVYRLIIEKRSSDETGSIDGGDADVALGTAPRDTLSPADLQVEWHPPGEDSAAN from the coding sequence ATGTTTTTCCTGCTTCGATTGACGTTCTGGCTGGGGCTGGTTCTGGTGCTGCTGCCGCGCGAGCAGACGCCGGAATCGGAAAAGCTGCCGCAGGTCGGCGCCTCCGATGCGGTGTCGGCCGCGAGCGCCGCGGTGTCGGATTTCAGCCAGTTCTGCAAGCGCCAGCCCGCGGCCTGCGAGGTCGGAGAACACGCCGCCAGCGTGATCGGCCATCGCGCGCAGGAAGGCGCGCGCAAGGTCTACAGGCTGATTATCGAAAAGCGCTCGAGCGACGAGACCGGATCGATCGATGGCGGTGACGCCGACGTCGCGCTCGGCACCGCGCCGCGCGACACGCTGAGCCCCGCCGATCTGCAGGTCGAATGGCATCCGCCCGGCGAGGACAGCGCCGCGAACTGA
- a CDS encoding SufE family protein: MTIDEIRDNFALLDDWDDRYRYVIELGRTLDPMPEDEHSTANKVNGCASQVWLSRRLTHNADNQPVLNYLGDSDAHIVRGLIAILLTLVSGRTPQQILAAEPIAVFDELGFREHLTPQRSNGLRSMIERIKADAHATLAASS, from the coding sequence ATGACGATCGACGAAATCAGAGACAATTTCGCGCTGCTGGACGATTGGGACGATCGCTACCGCTACGTGATCGAACTCGGCCGCACGCTCGATCCGATGCCGGAGGACGAGCACTCCACCGCCAACAAGGTCAATGGCTGCGCCAGCCAGGTCTGGCTGTCGCGCCGGCTGACGCACAACGCCGACAACCAGCCGGTGCTCAACTATCTCGGCGACAGCGACGCCCACATCGTGCGCGGGCTGATCGCGATCCTGCTGACGCTGGTGTCCGGCCGTACGCCGCAGCAGATCCTCGCCGCCGAGCCGATCGCGGTGTTCGACGAACTCGGCTTCCGCGAGCACCTGACGCCGCAGCGCTCCAACGGCCTGCGCTCGATGATCGAGCGCATCAAAGCCGACGCCCACGCGACCCTGGCCGCGTCGAGCTGA
- a CDS encoding DUF6456 domain-containing protein, producing the protein MKRRGRQASTREAAKAEIDAFRAQHLSLAERQIMTADGVARVTIDDGESPLAWLARRKGRDGRSLISHHQFAAGERLRADFTRGNLTPRVTSHWGAPTGRGGGAGEMTDLVVASRQRVQHAVEACGPEFSGILLDVCCFLRGLEDVERERGWPARSAKVVLQLALDRLARHYGLAPPSGTARPKLRSWLAEGAEFVVG; encoded by the coding sequence ATGAAGCGCCGCGGTCGCCAGGCCAGCACCCGCGAGGCCGCGAAGGCCGAGATCGACGCGTTTCGCGCCCAGCATCTGTCGTTGGCGGAGCGTCAGATCATGACCGCCGACGGCGTCGCCCGCGTCACCATCGACGACGGCGAAAGCCCGCTGGCGTGGCTGGCGCGGCGCAAGGGCCGCGACGGCCGCAGCCTGATCAGCCATCATCAGTTCGCCGCCGGCGAGCGGCTGCGCGCCGACTTCACCCGGGGCAACCTGACGCCGCGGGTGACCTCGCACTGGGGGGCGCCGACCGGGCGCGGCGGCGGGGCCGGCGAGATGACCGATCTGGTGGTGGCATCGCGCCAGCGTGTGCAGCATGCGGTCGAGGCCTGCGGGCCGGAGTTTTCCGGCATCCTGCTCGACGTCTGCTGCTTTCTGCGCGGGTTGGAGGACGTCGAGCGCGAACGCGGCTGGCCGGCGCGCTCCGCCAAGGTGGTGCTGCAACTCGCGCTCGACCGCCTGGCGAGGCACTACGGCCTGGCGCCGCCGTCCGGGACGGCCCGTCCGAAGCTGCGCAGCTGGCTCGCCGAGGGCGCCGAGTTCGTGGTGGGGTAG
- a CDS encoding MucR family transcriptional regulator, with amino-acid sequence MSDAAGKSLIELTATIVSAYVSNNPTPAGEVPSLLGQVHAALQRLSSGRAEAPALEPAKPAVPLKKSMTPEYLICLEDGKRFKSLKRHLRTQYKMTPEQYREKWGLPSDYPMVAPNYAVERSQLAKKMGLGQQRRRRSK; translated from the coding sequence ATGAGCGACGCCGCGGGCAAGAGCCTGATCGAACTGACCGCGACCATCGTGTCGGCCTATGTCAGCAACAATCCGACGCCGGCGGGCGAGGTCCCGAGCCTGCTCGGGCAGGTGCACGCCGCCCTGCAGCGGCTGTCGAGCGGCCGCGCCGAAGCGCCGGCGCTGGAGCCGGCCAAGCCGGCGGTTCCGCTGAAGAAGTCGATGACGCCGGAATATCTGATCTGCCTCGAGGACGGCAAACGCTTCAAATCGCTGAAGCGGCATCTGCGCACCCAGTACAAGATGACCCCCGAGCAATATCGCGAGAAATGGGGCCTGCCGTCGGACTACCCGATGGTCGCGCCGAATTACGCGGTCGAGCGCTCGCAACTCGCCAAGAAGATGGGCCTCGGCCAGCAGCGCCGCCGGCGCAGCAAGTAG
- a CDS encoding class II aldolase/adducin family protein gives MSPAEARLREVPSDMTEAEWEQRVNLAACYRLVAYYGWDDLVDTHISARVPGPEHHFLINPYGLMFDEITASSLVKVDLDGNQLTQSQYKINPAGFTIHSAVHEVREDAGCVMHLHTPDGTAVASCQEGLLPLNQTAHFVTGDLAYHDYEGVALDHDERPRLQRDLGKKNHMLLRNHGTLTVGRSVASAFERMYHLERACTMQVRTRMLGPTAYPVENVVIDKNHNLIANQDAMELRSTKLVWPPLLRKLDRIDPSYRN, from the coding sequence ATGTCGCCAGCGGAAGCACGCCTGAGAGAAGTCCCGTCGGATATGACCGAGGCCGAATGGGAGCAGCGGGTCAATCTCGCCGCCTGCTATCGCCTCGTCGCCTATTACGGCTGGGACGATCTGGTCGACACCCACATTTCGGCGCGGGTGCCCGGGCCGGAGCATCACTTCCTGATCAATCCCTACGGCCTGATGTTCGACGAGATCACGGCGTCGAGCCTGGTCAAGGTCGACCTCGACGGCAACCAGCTCACCCAGAGCCAGTACAAGATCAACCCGGCCGGCTTCACCATCCATTCGGCGGTCCACGAAGTCCGCGAGGACGCCGGCTGCGTGATGCATCTGCATACGCCGGACGGCACCGCGGTGGCGAGCTGTCAGGAGGGCCTGCTGCCGCTGAACCAGACCGCGCATTTCGTCACCGGCGACCTCGCCTATCACGACTACGAAGGCGTCGCGCTGGATCACGACGAGCGCCCGCGGCTGCAGCGCGACCTCGGCAAGAAGAACCACATGCTGCTGCGCAATCACGGCACACTGACGGTGGGCCGTTCGGTCGCCTCCGCCTTCGAGCGGATGTACCACCTCGAGCGCGCCTGCACGATGCAGGTCCGCACAAGGATGCTGGGCCCGACCGCCTATCCGGTCGAGAACGTGGTGATCGACAAGAACCACAATCTGATCGCCAACCAGGACGCGATGGAGCTGCGCTCCACCAAGCTGGTCTGGCCGCCGCTGCTGCGCAAGCTCGACCGCATCGACCCGAGCTATCGCAACTGA
- a CDS encoding methyl-accepting chemotaxis protein, which yields MSILSVARKALRDGSDETSTGAATPAADLVNIRARDDAIAACLRRIAEGDYEVVLPAGDDPLSQAVGALLQRLSGNASRNLDRMVDLSIQGSETAMSSAYLLSSTREIDQRTQALASASEEMVASIGQIRATAQAAATEATEMQISADRGMTTANSASAAMGRVSTTAELASAKITALSEASEAIGSIVGSIDAIARQTNLLALNATIEAARAGEAGRGFAVVATEVKSLSQQTSNATVDIRSRIDRLREDIATIVAAMADCTGAAVESREVVNTLGEAMAGVSRRVTGVTDGMSEIATILNQQSEASREIATGISAIAEMTKNSVGQVGDISDQLDHVQSLVDSELSELSRMTFDGLIERLAKADHITWKKKLCDMAVGRAKLNADELTDHHSCRLGKWYYGDGSLQSRNAPAFRALEKPHALVHDHGKKAARLFQSGDLAGAIAEIECVGDASKDVLRLLDDLVK from the coding sequence ATGTCGATTCTATCGGTTGCACGCAAGGCGTTGCGCGACGGCAGCGACGAAACCTCGACCGGCGCGGCGACACCGGCCGCTGACCTGGTAAACATACGAGCCCGCGACGACGCGATCGCCGCCTGTCTGCGCCGGATCGCCGAAGGCGATTACGAGGTCGTGCTGCCGGCGGGCGACGATCCGCTGTCGCAGGCGGTCGGCGCGCTGTTGCAGCGGCTGTCGGGCAACGCCTCCCGCAATCTCGACCGCATGGTCGACCTCAGCATCCAGGGCAGCGAGACGGCGATGTCGTCCGCTTATTTGCTGTCGTCGACCCGCGAGATCGACCAGCGCACCCAGGCGCTGGCGAGCGCGAGCGAGGAGATGGTGGCGTCGATCGGCCAGATCCGCGCCACCGCCCAGGCCGCTGCGACCGAAGCGACCGAGATGCAGATCAGCGCTGATCGCGGCATGACGACGGCGAACTCGGCCTCCGCCGCGATGGGGCGGGTCAGCACCACCGCCGAGCTGGCCTCGGCGAAGATCACCGCGCTCAGCGAAGCCTCCGAAGCGATCGGCAGCATCGTCGGGTCGATCGACGCCATCGCCCGGCAGACCAACCTGCTGGCGCTCAACGCCACCATCGAGGCGGCGCGCGCCGGCGAGGCCGGCCGCGGCTTCGCCGTGGTCGCCACCGAGGTCAAGAGCCTGTCGCAGCAGACCTCGAACGCGACCGTCGACATCCGCAGCCGGATCGACCGGCTGCGCGAGGACATCGCCACGATCGTCGCCGCGATGGCGGACTGCACCGGCGCCGCGGTCGAAAGCCGCGAGGTGGTCAACACGCTGGGCGAAGCGATGGCCGGCGTGTCCCGGCGCGTCACCGGCGTCACCGACGGCATGTCGGAGATCGCCACCATCCTCAATCAGCAATCCGAAGCCTCGCGCGAGATCGCGACCGGCATTTCGGCGATCGCCGAGATGACCAAGAACAGCGTCGGCCAGGTCGGCGACATCTCCGACCAGCTCGATCACGTGCAGTCGCTGGTCGATAGCGAATTGTCGGAACTGTCGCGCATGACGTTCGACGGTCTGATCGAGCGCCTCGCCAAGGCCGATCACATCACCTGGAAGAAGAAGCTCTGCGACATGGCGGTGGGCCGCGCCAAGCTCAACGCCGACGAACTCACCGACCACCATTCCTGCCGGCTCGGCAAATGGTACTACGGCGACGGCTCGCTGCAGTCGCGCAACGCCCCGGCCTTCCGGGCGCTGGAGAAACCGCACGCGCTGGTGCACGATCACGGCAAGAAGGCCGCGCGGCTGTTCCAGTCGGGCGACCTCGCCGGCGCGATCGCCGAGATCGAATGCGTCGGCGACGCATCCAAGGACGTGCTGCGGCTGCTCGACGACCTGGTCAAGTAA
- a CDS encoding DUF3325 domain-containing protein codes for MMHALAFTLCLIGFAALALATRRQQHDVIGRSLPRGPVRGLRIVGTIALLLALGWLVARQGFGLGLVMFSGHTTMAAAVVYGALIARVRMAGRTARRR; via the coding sequence ATGATGCACGCGCTCGCCTTCACGCTGTGCCTCATCGGCTTCGCCGCGCTGGCGCTGGCGACGCGCCGGCAGCAGCACGACGTGATCGGCCGCTCGCTGCCGCGCGGCCCGGTGCGCGGGCTGCGCATCGTCGGCACCATCGCGCTGCTGCTGGCGCTGGGATGGCTGGTCGCCCGGCAGGGTTTCGGGCTGGGGCTGGTGATGTTCAGCGGCCATACCACGATGGCGGCGGCCGTGGTGTATGGCGCGCTGATCGCGCGCGTGCGGATGGCGGGACGGACCGCGCGGCGCCGATAG